Proteins from one Lepidochelys kempii isolate rLepKem1 chromosome 6, rLepKem1.hap2, whole genome shotgun sequence genomic window:
- the FGF19 gene encoding fibroblast growth factor 19: protein MWRSLCKPYTSLALLGLCFAMVVRSLPFSDAGPHVNYGWGEPIRLRHLYTASKHGLFSYFLRINSDGKVDGTSIQSPRSLLEIRAVAVRTVAIKGVHSSRYLCMEEDGKLHGLLRYSTEDCSFEEEIRPDGYNVYKSKKYGVSVSLSSTKQRQQFKGKDFLPLSHFLPMINTVPVESMDFVEYGDYSHTFESDLFSSPLETDSMDPFGITSKISPVKSPSFQK from the exons ATGTGGAGGAGCCTGTGCAAACCGTACACGTCCCTGGCTCTGCTTGGACTCTGCTTTGCAATGGTCGTCAGATCTCTGCCTTTCTCTGATGCAGGGCCACATGTGAACTATGGCTGGGGGGAACCTATTAGATTAAGGCACCTATACACAGCCAGCAAACACGGTCTGTTCAGTTACTTCCTGAGGATCAACAGTGATGGCAAAGTGGATGGCACCAGCATTCAGAGCCCCCGCA GTCTGCTGGAAATCAGGGCTGTGGCAGTTCGCACGGTGGCGATCAAGGGCGTCCACAGTTCCCGGTACCTCTGCATGGAAGAAGACGGGAAGCTGCATGGACTT CTCAGGTATTCTACAGAAGATTGCTCCTTTGAAGAGGAGATACGCCCAGACGGCTACAATGTATATAAATCAAAGAAATATGGAGTCTCTGTGTCTTTAAGTAGTACCAAACAAAGACAACAATTCAAAGGGAAAGACTTTCTTCCATTGTCTCACTTCTTACCTATGATCAACACTGTGCCTGTAGAATCAATGGATTTTGTGGAATATGGTGATTACAGTCATACTTTTGAATCAGATCTATTCTCTTCACCTCTTGAAACTGACAGCATGGACCCCTTTGGAATCACCTCTAAAATATCTCCAGTGAAGAGCCCCAGCTTTCAGAAATAA